Proteins found in one Xenopus laevis strain J_2021 chromosome 1L, Xenopus_laevis_v10.1, whole genome shotgun sequence genomic segment:
- the LOC108713397 gene encoding uncharacterized protein LOC108713397: MAVYDEEKAIEQSAPPKSKINKRAKGKKLKKKKRDCANQPVETAVTVEATPNHVLATEEKCTVPDEVKSTKAEHVVPSKDITTEKEYVAPDNVCPSGEETPRTPKYKRVTILQWIDETTDEEDDEQTDLEQTLQAPKKYILPLTAVNFDQEKSVVPESHMSSDLKLPTVTIEDDDDEEWLNKPTGLKQCVEDVYIRENKCTSDPISVTVQIEEDGEESEDLKKMSDDIKSGKYEITESFEEGPYGIMLFRDGEKNIYLTNLPVDKIVLRPIGSAPIKSMQGVTKALKEAEAESKSLDKDFHGIGSNYEECTKHREPIEILIFQDDGEDPVEITDLPSDTAEMIMEHILSYPFEKRKSEILLFQVNEKAIYVTNLPKDKAKITMQYIRSLPPESMHDIMKTL, from the exons atggctgtgtATGATGAAGAAAAGGCAATAGAGCAGTCTGCGCCACCTAAATCTAAAATCAATAAAAG ggCTAAAGGGAAAAAGCTTAAAAAGAAGAAACGAGATTGCGCTAATCAACCTGTTGAAACAGCAGTGACTGTGGAGGCCACGCCAAACCATGTTTTAGCTACAGAAGAGAAATGCACGGTACCAGATGAAGTAAAATCAACAAAAGCAGAACATGTGGTACCAAGCAAGGATATAACTACAGAAAAGGAATATGTAGCACCAGATAATGTTTGTCCATCTGGTGAAGAAACTCCACGCACACCTAAATATAAGAG ggTAACAATTTTGCAGTGGATAGATGAGACCACAGATGAAGAAGATGACGAACAGACAGATCTGGAACAAACATTACAggccccaaaaaaatacattttgccattGACCGCTGTAAACTTTGATCAAGAGAAATCTGTGGTTCCTGAAAGTCACAT GTCTTCAGATCTTAAGTTACCAACAGTCAcaatagaagatgatgatgatgaagagtgGCTTAACAAACCAACAGGTCTAAAACAATGTGTTGAAGATGTTTACATTAGAGAAAATAAATG taCTTCTGATCCTATATCAGTAACGGTCCAAATAGAAGAAGATGGTGAAGAATCAGaagatctgaaaaaaatgtcTGATGATATTAAGAGTGGAAAATATGAAAT AACTGAGTCATTTGAAGAAGGACCGTATGGAATTATGCTTTTTCGAGATGgagaaaagaatatatatttaacaaatttACCCGTTGATAAAATAGTCTTGAGACCTATAGG gtCTGCACCTATTAAATCAATGCAGGGTGTAACAAAAGCTCTTAAAGAAGCTGAAGCTGAAAGTAAATCACTGGATAAAGACTTTCATGGAATTGGTTCTAACTATGAAGAATGCACTAA ACATAGAGAACCGatagaaattctgatttttcaagaCGATGGAGAAGATCCAGTAGAGATAACAGATCTACCTAGTGATACAGCTGAAATGATTATGGAACATATTCT GAGTTAtccttttgaaaaaagaaaatctgaaattCTGCTTTTTCAAGTTAACGAAAAGGCAATATATGTAACAAATTTACCTAAAGATAAGGCTAAAATAACCATGCAATATATAAG GAGTCTGCCCCCTGAATCAATGCACGACATTATGAAAACCTTATAA